Proteins encoded by one window of Streptomyces clavuligerus:
- a CDS encoding magnesium and cobalt transport protein CorA: MIRRLRRAMRRAYRRPTVDLSHPARSPLGSSVVNCVVYEDGVRRPCTGDAHDALREVRKQGRGFVWIGLHEPTHAEFAVFAALFGLHPLAVEDAVQAHQRPKVQRYELTEPAEYPLEGGRAGAGVLFTVLKTCRYVGHERGTSEIVDTGELMVFTGPDFVITVRHGRHGSLGPLREALEERPERLAKGPAAVLHAIADHVVDDYLAVADAVQDDVDDAENAVFGGHPRQADVGQIHLLKRELLELRRAVGPLERPIRALASSPLPSVGPQIRPYFRDVADHVARVNDQIGTYDSLLDSILQAHLAQVTVAQNEDMRKITAWAAIVAVPTMVCGVYGMNFDHMPELRWTYGYPLVIGVMVTACALIHRSFRRNGWL; the protein is encoded by the coding sequence ATGATCCGCCGACTGCGCCGAGCGATGCGCCGCGCCTATCGCCGCCCCACCGTCGACCTGAGCCACCCCGCCCGCTCGCCCCTCGGCAGCTCCGTCGTCAACTGCGTCGTCTACGAGGACGGGGTGCGCCGCCCCTGCACGGGCGACGCCCACGACGCCCTGCGCGAGGTCCGCAAGCAGGGGCGCGGCTTCGTGTGGATCGGGCTGCACGAGCCCACCCACGCCGAGTTCGCCGTCTTCGCCGCGCTCTTCGGGCTGCACCCGCTCGCCGTGGAGGACGCCGTCCAGGCGCATCAGCGCCCCAAGGTCCAGCGGTACGAGCTGACGGAGCCCGCCGAATACCCCCTGGAGGGGGGCCGCGCGGGCGCGGGCGTGCTCTTCACCGTCCTCAAGACCTGCCGTTACGTCGGTCATGAACGCGGCACGAGCGAGATCGTCGACACCGGGGAGCTGATGGTCTTCACCGGGCCCGACTTCGTGATCACCGTGCGGCACGGGCGGCACGGCTCCCTCGGCCCGCTGCGGGAGGCGCTGGAGGAGCGCCCGGAACGGCTGGCGAAGGGGCCCGCCGCCGTGCTGCACGCCATCGCCGACCACGTCGTGGACGACTATCTCGCCGTCGCCGACGCCGTCCAGGACGATGTGGACGACGCCGAGAACGCCGTCTTCGGCGGGCATCCGCGCCAGGCCGACGTCGGACAGATCCACCTCCTCAAAAGGGAGTTGCTGGAGCTGCGGCGCGCGGTGGGCCCGCTGGAGCGCCCGATCCGCGCGCTGGCCTCCTCCCCACTGCCGTCCGTGGGCCCGCAGATACGCCCGTACTTCCGCGACGTCGCCGACCATGTGGCCCGGGTGAACGACCAGATCGGTACGTACGACTCGCTGCTCGACTCGATCCTCCAGGCCCATCTGGCGCAGGTGACGGTCGCCCAGAACGAGGACATGCGCAAGATCACCGCCTGGGCCGCCATCGTCGCCGTGCCGACGATGGTCTGCGGGGTGTACGGGATGAACTTCGACCATATGCCGGAGCTGCGCTGGACCTATGGCTATCCGCTGGTCATCGGGGTGATGGTGACGGCGTGCGCACTGATCCACCGGAGTTTCCGGCGCAATGGCTGGCTCTGA
- a CDS encoding NPCBM/NEW2 domain-containing protein translates to MTVRHRPHRLAPAALAATAVLLGLVAAPAHADPPPPPAAAGVTALAPTPPMGFNNWNSTHCRPEFNETMIKGVADTLVAKGLRDAGYRYVNLDDCWALPQRNAAGDLVPDPVRFPSGIKALADYVHAKGLKFGIYSSAGTRTCDVQGFPGGLGNERRDAALWASWGVDYLKYDNCHNNGVDARQRYRAMAEALRATGREILLSVCEWGENAPWEWAGEYGSAWRTTGDIADTWDSMLGIARRNQELAPYARPGAWNDPDMLEVGNGGMTDTEYRTHFSLWSQMAAPLLIGSDLRTATPATLEILTNREVIAVNQDPLGRQGTVVSRSGGLVVMTKPLADGGRSVTLTNETAAARTVTTTAEAIGLGGSASYTLRDLWTRQNRTTADTIAATVPAHGTVMYRVTPGEPVPPPHGLSRVGDLRRLSADSNWGPVERDRSNGEQAPGDGRPLTVGGTAYARGLGVHAPSTIGYHLGGACRSLTVDVGVDDEMTAGGSVVFRVLRDGAVAADSGLRTASDPPLRLTADLTGARELRLVVTDGGDGFRWDHADWAEPTLACGRGPAAGTQVLSTLPWSSAAGGWGPVERDRSNGEQAAGDGRLLTVGGTVTADGLGTHAPSAITYYLGGDCTRLTTGVGVDDETGPGGSVVFQVLRDGAVAADSGRLTGADPARTLTADLSGALELRLVVTDAGDGTTYDHADWLAPRLDCR, encoded by the coding sequence ATGACCGTCCGGCACCGCCCCCACCGCCTCGCCCCGGCCGCCCTCGCGGCCACCGCCGTCCTCCTCGGCCTCGTCGCCGCCCCGGCCCACGCGGACCCGCCGCCACCCCCAGCCGCCGCAGGCGTCACCGCGCTCGCGCCCACACCCCCCATGGGCTTCAACAACTGGAACTCCACCCACTGCCGCCCCGAGTTCAACGAGACGATGATCAAGGGCGTCGCCGACACCCTCGTCGCCAAGGGGCTGCGGGACGCCGGATACCGCTACGTGAATCTCGACGACTGCTGGGCGCTCCCCCAGCGCAACGCCGCGGGCGACCTCGTCCCCGACCCGGTGCGCTTCCCCAGCGGCATCAAGGCACTGGCCGACTATGTCCACGCCAAAGGGCTGAAGTTCGGCATCTACTCCAGCGCGGGCACCCGGACCTGCGATGTCCAGGGCTTCCCCGGCGGCCTCGGGAACGAACGCAGGGACGCGGCCCTGTGGGCCTCCTGGGGCGTGGACTATCTCAAGTACGACAACTGCCACAACAACGGCGTCGACGCCCGGCAGCGCTACCGCGCCATGGCCGAGGCGCTGCGGGCCACCGGCCGCGAGATCCTGCTCAGCGTCTGCGAGTGGGGCGAGAACGCCCCCTGGGAGTGGGCGGGCGAGTACGGCAGCGCCTGGCGCACCACCGGGGACATCGCCGACACCTGGGACAGCATGCTGGGCATCGCCCGCCGCAACCAGGAGCTGGCCCCGTACGCCCGGCCCGGCGCCTGGAACGACCCCGACATGCTCGAAGTGGGCAACGGCGGGATGACCGACACCGAGTACCGCACCCACTTCAGCCTCTGGTCGCAGATGGCCGCCCCGCTCCTCATCGGCAGCGATCTGCGCACCGCGACCCCCGCGACCCTGGAGATCCTGACCAATCGCGAGGTCATCGCGGTGAACCAGGACCCGCTGGGCCGCCAGGGCACCGTGGTCTCGCGCTCCGGCGGGCTGGTCGTCATGACCAAACCCCTCGCCGACGGCGGCCGTTCGGTGACCCTGACCAACGAGACCGCCGCCGCCCGGACCGTCACCACGACCGCCGAGGCGATCGGACTCGGCGGCTCCGCCTCGTACACCCTCAGGGACCTGTGGACACGGCAGAACCGCACCACCGCCGACACGATCGCCGCGACCGTGCCCGCGCACGGCACCGTGATGTACCGGGTGACACCCGGTGAGCCGGTGCCGCCGCCGCACGGCCTGAGCCGGGTGGGCGATCTGCGGCGGCTGTCGGCGGACAGCAACTGGGGCCCCGTGGAACGCGACCGCAGCAACGGCGAACAGGCCCCGGGCGACGGCCGCCCCCTCACCGTCGGCGGCACCGCCTACGCCCGCGGTCTGGGGGTGCACGCGCCGAGCACCATCGGCTACCACCTCGGCGGCGCCTGCCGCTCCCTCACCGTGGACGTGGGTGTGGACGACGAGATGACGGCGGGCGGCTCGGTGGTCTTCCGCGTACTGCGGGACGGCGCGGTGGCCGCCGACAGCGGGCTGCGCACCGCGAGCGACCCGCCGCTGCGGCTCACCGCCGACCTCACCGGCGCCCGCGAGCTGCGGCTCGTGGTGACCGACGGCGGCGACGGCTTCCGCTGGGACCACGCCGACTGGGCCGAGCCCACCCTCGCCTGCGGCCGGGGCCCGGCGGCCGGTACCCAGGTGCTCAGCACTCTGCCCTGGTCGTCGGCGGCGGGCGGCTGGGGTCCGGTGGAACGCGACCGCAGCAACGGCGAACAGGCGGCGGGCGACGGCCGCCTCCTCACCGTCGGCGGCACCGTGACCGCCGACGGCCTCGGCACGCACGCGCCCAGCGCCATCACGTACTACCTCGGTGGCGACTGCACCCGGCTCACCACCGGCGTCGGTGTGGACGACGAGACGGGGCCGGGCGGCTCGGTGGTCTTCCAGGTCCTCCGCGACGGGGCCGTGGCCGCCGACAGCGGACGCCTCACCGGCGCCGACCCCGCCAGGACACTGACGGCGGACCTCAGCGGCGCGCTCGAACTCCGCCTCGTCGTCACGGACGCCGGGGACGGCACGACGTACGACCACGCCGACTGGCTCGCTCCCCGGCTCGACTGCCGCTGA
- a CDS encoding helix-turn-helix domain-containing protein — protein MDVWSHPELAAAVAADDWGAVFRAYRKLTGLSQTKLGERVGLVQPDVSDIERGRRRVTSSEVRRRIVAGLRIPRDLHSADRARAAGPVPALSLPDTAPDVDLLARLTSAVDASHRVDAASLDWLDRLLAEHRRAEDFIGSRPLMDVMRRQLRTVMDLHGGARGALADRVVRLASEHAQFLAWMSSDQGDTAAALAWYDRSHEWALEAGDANMAATTLSMKAHMAWGAGRGTRCVRLAEAARWSAPGTSLGVQGMAVQMAARGHALNGDAGAARRLLDEAQTLISRASGHPEDEPVWMYFYDETWFTLQHGMAAMHLREWHEAVDHLTAGLGALPDEYRRDRSWFRSCLAHALAGAGEAAQAASVALATIPDADAVGRPHAWNELHTTAALLMRGGAREARDVVDALGQYG, from the coding sequence ATGGACGTGTGGTCCCACCCCGAATTGGCGGCAGCGGTCGCGGCGGACGACTGGGGTGCCGTGTTCCGCGCCTACCGGAAGCTCACCGGGCTGAGCCAGACCAAGCTGGGCGAGCGCGTCGGTCTGGTGCAGCCCGATGTGTCGGACATCGAGCGCGGGCGGCGCCGGGTGACGTCGTCGGAGGTGCGGCGCCGGATCGTCGCAGGGCTCAGGATTCCGCGGGATCTGCACAGCGCCGACAGGGCACGGGCCGCCGGCCCGGTACCGGCGCTCTCCCTGCCCGATACGGCACCGGACGTGGACCTCCTGGCGCGTCTCACGAGTGCGGTGGACGCTTCCCACCGGGTGGACGCCGCGTCCCTCGACTGGCTCGACCGCCTGCTGGCCGAACACCGCAGAGCCGAGGACTTCATCGGCTCGCGCCCCCTCATGGACGTGATGCGCCGACAGCTCAGGACCGTGATGGATCTCCACGGTGGTGCGCGCGGCGCCCTGGCGGACCGGGTCGTCCGACTCGCCTCCGAACACGCGCAGTTCCTCGCATGGATGTCCTCGGACCAGGGGGACACCGCCGCCGCGCTGGCCTGGTACGACCGTTCCCACGAATGGGCGTTGGAGGCGGGGGACGCCAACATGGCCGCCACGACGCTGAGTATGAAGGCCCACATGGCGTGGGGCGCCGGACGGGGAACGCGGTGCGTGCGTCTGGCCGAAGCCGCCCGGTGGTCGGCGCCCGGGACATCCCTCGGCGTCCAGGGCATGGCCGTGCAGATGGCCGCACGCGGGCACGCCCTCAACGGTGACGCCGGTGCCGCCCGGCGGCTGCTCGACGAAGCGCAGACGCTGATCAGCCGTGCGTCCGGGCACCCCGAGGACGAACCGGTCTGGATGTACTTCTACGACGAGACGTGGTTCACCCTGCAACACGGCATGGCGGCGATGCACCTCCGGGAGTGGCACGAGGCCGTGGACCACCTCACGGCGGGGCTCGGCGCACTGCCGGACGAGTACCGGCGCGACAGGTCATGGTTCCGTTCCTGCCTCGCGCACGCCCTGGCGGGGGCAGGGGAAGCCGCGCAGGCCGCGTCGGTGGCCCTCGCGACCATCCCTGACGCCGACGCGGTCGGCCGCCCGCACGCCTGGAACGAACTGCACACCACGGCCGCCCTGCTGATGCGGGGCGGAGCCCGGGAGGCGCGGGACGTGGTCGACGCGCTCGGTCAGTACGGCTGA
- a CDS encoding NUDIX hydrolase — MGRRDYEDDPAAPAANSLVPAASAVVVDGSGRILLQRRRDNGMWALPGGVMEIGESLPDCAVRETREETGIDIEIIGIVGTYSNPRHVFAYDDGEVRQEFSICFLARPAAGRAGEPAVSEESTDVRWFEPGEVDALPMVAAVRRRVDDWRSGEMPATR, encoded by the coding sequence ATGGGCAGGCGTGACTACGAGGACGACCCGGCCGCCCCCGCCGCGAACAGCCTGGTCCCCGCCGCCTCCGCCGTCGTCGTCGACGGCTCCGGGAGGATCTTGCTCCAGCGGCGGCGCGACAACGGGATGTGGGCGCTTCCCGGTGGTGTCATGGAGATCGGGGAGTCGCTGCCGGACTGCGCGGTCCGGGAGACGCGCGAGGAGACCGGGATCGACATCGAGATCATCGGCATCGTCGGCACGTACAGCAACCCCCGTCATGTCTTCGCCTACGACGACGGCGAGGTACGGCAGGAGTTCTCCATCTGCTTCCTGGCGCGCCCTGCGGCCGGACGGGCCGGGGAGCCGGCCGTGTCCGAGGAGTCCACCGATGTCCGTTGGTTCGAGCCCGGGGAGGTGGACGCGCTTCCCATGGTCGCCGCTGTCCGGCGTCGGGTGGACGACTGGCGCTCCGGAGAGATGCCCGCGACGCGGTAG
- a CDS encoding phosphotransferase enzyme family protein, whose amino-acid sequence MCDDTPQRMAGGVNDVLRVGGTVRRPTGPWSPLVHGLLRHLREQGFTGAPAVHGTLDEGRTEILDFLPGEAGTDPRTPAVTSADALRTAAELLRAYHDSTVSLAGTAPSEGWMLPAREPAEVICHGDFAPYNCVLTGDRVTGVIDFDTAHPAPRLWDIAYAVYRWAPLTAPGSPDAHGTPDRQAARARAFCDHYGLAPSARARLLDTVVTRLHALVDFMRTQAAAGHPSFTRHLAEGHHLQYLGDAEYVTARRAVFERHLLD is encoded by the coding sequence ATGTGCGACGACACCCCGCAGCGGATGGCGGGCGGTGTGAACGATGTGCTCCGGGTGGGCGGTACGGTGCGGCGCCCCACCGGCCCGTGGTCGCCCCTCGTCCACGGCCTGCTGAGGCACCTCCGGGAACAGGGCTTCACCGGGGCGCCCGCCGTGCACGGCACTCTCGACGAGGGCCGCACGGAGATCCTGGACTTCCTCCCCGGCGAGGCCGGCACGGACCCGCGCACCCCCGCCGTCACCTCGGCGGACGCCCTCCGGACCGCCGCGGAGCTGCTGCGGGCGTACCACGACAGCACGGTCTCCCTCGCCGGGACCGCACCGTCCGAGGGCTGGATGCTGCCCGCGCGCGAGCCCGCCGAGGTGATCTGCCACGGCGACTTCGCCCCGTACAACTGCGTCCTGACCGGCGACCGCGTCACCGGAGTCATCGACTTCGACACCGCCCACCCGGCGCCCCGCCTGTGGGACATCGCGTACGCGGTCTACCGCTGGGCCCCGCTGACGGCCCCCGGCAGCCCCGACGCCCACGGCACCCCGGACCGACAGGCCGCACGGGCCCGCGCCTTCTGCGACCACTACGGCCTCGCACCGTCCGCCCGCGCGCGCCTGCTCGACACGGTCGTGACCCGTCTGCACGCTCTGGTCGACTTCATGCGCACCCAAGCAGCCGCGGGCCACCCGTCCTTCACCCGCCACCTCGCGGAGGGGCATCACCTCCAGTACCTGGGGGACGCCGAGTACGTGACCGCGCGGCGGGCGGTGTTCGAACGGCATCTGCTCGACTGA
- a CDS encoding chloride channel protein: MGTNGPGAPGGEPAADAGGPGGAGTDGTTGAAGAYGRAAGSGAAGSGTGSAAGAAGSGTEVPGTPALRDVLRSPAYLRLLGLSVLVGVPIALACFLFVSLQHAFQHGVWETLPHALGHDRAPWWWPLPALLLAGLLLAPIVTRVPGGGGHTPVHGLGGAPLGPRELPGVVVAALATLPLGVVLGPEAPLMALGSGLALLFVRESRRAAQPRAAMVLATSGSTAAISTILGGPLVAAVMMVEAAGLAGPHLLVLLLPCLLASGVGALVFTGFGSWTGFSIGALELPTVPPDMTPDAGDFLWGVPAAVLIGVVVTAAHRLGYVSEAWTARNTAVRTVLAACAVGALLTLYALLTGRSPEEAALSGQITIGVIAADPGAWPVAALLTLVVCKGLAWGICLGALRGGPIFPAVLLGTALGIACAGLPGFGATPALAVGMTTATAVVTRLPVTSSVLAALLLGPDAANQMPLIAVCAVVGFVVAQLLERREDAKGGQGAGH, encoded by the coding sequence ATGGGTACGAACGGACCGGGCGCCCCGGGCGGCGAACCGGCCGCCGACGCGGGCGGACCGGGCGGGGCCGGGACCGACGGGACCACCGGGGCCGCCGGGGCCTACGGCAGGGCGGCCGGGAGCGGGGCAGCGGGCAGCGGAACCGGGAGCGCGGCCGGGGCGGCGGGCAGCGGAACCGAGGTGCCCGGGACGCCCGCGCTCCGGGACGTCCTCCGCAGCCCCGCCTATCTGCGGCTGCTCGGGCTCTCCGTCCTCGTCGGCGTCCCGATCGCGCTGGCGTGCTTCCTCTTCGTCAGCCTCCAGCACGCGTTCCAGCACGGCGTCTGGGAGACCCTGCCGCACGCCCTCGGCCACGACCGGGCGCCCTGGTGGTGGCCGCTGCCCGCGCTGCTGCTCGCGGGGCTGCTGCTGGCCCCGATCGTCACCCGGGTCCCGGGCGGCGGCGGCCACACCCCCGTCCACGGCCTCGGCGGCGCCCCGCTCGGCCCCCGGGAGCTGCCCGGCGTGGTCGTCGCCGCGCTCGCCACACTGCCGCTCGGGGTGGTGCTCGGCCCCGAGGCCCCGCTGATGGCGCTCGGCAGCGGCCTCGCGCTGCTCTTCGTCCGGGAGTCCCGGCGGGCGGCCCAGCCCCGGGCGGCGATGGTGCTGGCGACGAGCGGTTCCACGGCCGCCATCTCCACGATCCTCGGCGGGCCGCTGGTCGCCGCCGTGATGATGGTGGAGGCCGCCGGGCTCGCCGGGCCGCACCTCCTCGTCCTGCTGCTGCCGTGTCTGCTGGCGAGCGGCGTCGGCGCGCTGGTCTTCACCGGCTTCGGCTCCTGGACGGGTTTCTCGATCGGCGCGCTCGAACTGCCCACCGTTCCACCGGATATGACCCCGGACGCGGGGGACTTCCTCTGGGGGGTGCCCGCCGCCGTCCTGATCGGCGTCGTCGTCACGGCGGCGCACCGGCTGGGATACGTCAGCGAGGCGTGGACCGCGCGGAACACCGCCGTCCGCACGGTGCTCGCGGCCTGCGCGGTGGGGGCACTGCTGACCCTGTACGCGCTGCTCACCGGCCGTTCGCCGGAGGAGGCCGCGCTCTCGGGCCAGATCACCATCGGTGTGATCGCGGCGGACCCCGGCGCCTGGCCGGTCGCCGCGCTGCTGACGCTCGTCGTCTGCAAGGGCCTCGCCTGGGGCATCTGTCTGGGCGCGCTGCGCGGCGGGCCGATCTTCCCGGCGGTGCTGCTGGGCACGGCGCTCGGGATCGCCTGCGCGGGGCTCCCGGGTTTCGGGGCGACCCCGGCGCTGGCGGTGGGGATGACCACGGCGACGGCGGTGGTGACCCGGCTGCCGGTGACGAGTTCCGTGCTGGCGGCGCTGCTGCTGGGGCCGGACGCGGCGAACCAGATGCCGCTGATCGCGGTGTGCGCGGTGGTCGGCTTCGTGGTGGCGCAACTGCTGGAACGGCGGGAGGACGCGAAGGGCGGACAGGGCGCGGGCCATTAA
- a CDS encoding DUF7144 family membrane protein: protein MSHAAPSAGTPPPKPSHGTGPHGTGRHGDGNSQWAVGGVIFAGVLMLCSGVLGILQGIAAIAENDVYGRVGNYVYRINLTGWGWIHLIIGILLVIVGYGILKNMEWARYSGLFLASVSLIAQFLFLPYLPVWSLIMIAIDIFIIWALAVYHTGDLDF, encoded by the coding sequence ATGAGCCACGCAGCACCGTCGGCCGGGACCCCGCCCCCCAAGCCCTCCCACGGCACCGGGCCGCACGGCACCGGCCGGCACGGGGACGGGAACAGCCAATGGGCCGTGGGCGGCGTGATCTTCGCGGGCGTCCTGATGCTCTGCAGCGGGGTCCTGGGGATCCTCCAGGGCATCGCCGCGATCGCCGAGAACGACGTCTACGGCCGGGTCGGCAACTACGTCTACCGGATCAACCTCACCGGCTGGGGCTGGATTCATCTGATCATCGGCATCCTGCTGGTGATCGTGGGTTACGGAATCCTGAAGAACATGGAGTGGGCCCGGTACTCGGGTCTCTTCCTCGCGTCGGTCAGCCTGATCGCGCAGTTCCTCTTCCTGCCGTATCTGCCGGTCTGGTCACTGATCATGATCGCCATCGACATCTTCATCATCTGGGCGCTGGCGGTCTACCACACCGGGGATCTGGACTTCTAG
- a CDS encoding alpha/beta hydrolase translates to MATSHLTAVALAAVLTGLDASLPPPDDRSPSRSGAPALEWTGCARTGGPADQECADLTVPLDHTDPGGPAVTVGVSRVPGGRPAAERRGTLLVIAGGPGGSGIKRLAEKGEALRQRTGGRYDLVAMDPRGVGRSTRASCGLGPQDRMLTALRPWPDGAGRIGESTARARRTAEACGRNGGALLRSLSTADQVRDIERFRQALGAEKLSAWGISYGAYVGAVYAQKYPHRTDRWVLDSVGDPDPALVSRAWMANTSQAVEERFPDFARWAADPARENEPGHGDGPGRGDGPGHGRPGGGLRLAERPEDVRPLFLSLAARLDRAPRPSATPGVPLTGNTLRQALHLALYSEAGFAGLARLLQEVQDPRARPVLPAELTAPVPDEDVAVMVAVVCNDVRWPGRIPEYERAVAADRARYPLTAGMPANLLPCAFWKDAPAEEPTRITDDGPSNLLLVQSLRDPATPHFGAVRMREALGRRARMVSVDRGGHGVYLGVGDACSDAAVTRFLTTGERPETDIRCPAPGPARGADG, encoded by the coding sequence ATGGCGACTTCACATCTCACGGCGGTCGCGCTGGCGGCCGTCCTCACGGGTCTCGACGCCTCGCTGCCGCCGCCGGACGACCGCAGTCCGTCCCGTTCCGGCGCCCCGGCACTGGAGTGGACGGGCTGCGCGCGCACCGGCGGACCGGCGGACCAGGAGTGCGCGGACCTCACGGTGCCGCTCGACCACACGGACCCCGGCGGTCCGGCCGTCACCGTCGGCGTGTCCCGGGTGCCCGGCGGGCGCCCCGCCGCCGAACGGCGCGGAACGCTGCTCGTCATCGCGGGCGGCCCCGGGGGCTCCGGGATCAAACGGCTGGCGGAGAAGGGCGAGGCGCTGCGGCAGCGCACCGGCGGACGGTACGACCTGGTGGCCATGGACCCCCGGGGGGTGGGCCGGAGCACCCGGGCGAGCTGCGGTCTCGGGCCCCAGGACCGGATGCTGACCGCGCTGCGGCCCTGGCCGGACGGGGCCGGGCGGATCGGGGAGAGCACCGCCCGCGCCCGCCGGACGGCCGAGGCGTGCGGGCGCAACGGCGGCGCGCTGCTGCGGAGCCTCTCCACGGCCGACCAGGTACGGGACATCGAACGGTTCCGGCAGGCGCTCGGCGCGGAGAAGCTGTCCGCCTGGGGCATCTCCTACGGCGCGTACGTGGGCGCGGTGTACGCGCAGAAGTATCCGCACCGCACCGACCGCTGGGTCCTCGACAGCGTCGGCGACCCCGATCCCGCGCTGGTCTCCCGGGCCTGGATGGCCAACACCTCCCAGGCGGTTGAGGAACGCTTCCCGGACTTCGCGCGCTGGGCCGCCGACCCGGCCCGCGAGAACGAACCCGGGCACGGGGACGGACCCGGTCGCGGGGACGGACCCGGGCACGGGCGCCCGGGTGGGGGGCTGCGGCTCGCCGAACGCCCCGAGGACGTACGGCCGTTGTTCCTGTCGCTCGCCGCCCGGCTCGACCGCGCGCCGCGCCCGTCCGCGACCCCCGGTGTCCCGCTCACCGGCAACACTCTGCGCCAGGCCCTGCACCTCGCCCTCTACAGCGAGGCGGGCTTCGCCGGGCTGGCCCGGCTGCTCCAGGAGGTCCAGGACCCGCGGGCCAGGCCCGTGCTCCCGGCGGAGCTGACGGCCCCGGTCCCGGACGAGGACGTCGCCGTGATGGTCGCCGTCGTCTGCAACGACGTCCGCTGGCCCGGCCGGATTCCGGAGTACGAACGGGCCGTGGCCGCCGACCGGGCCCGGTACCCGCTCACGGCGGGGATGCCCGCGAACCTCCTTCCGTGTGCGTTCTGGAAGGACGCCCCGGCCGAGGAGCCCACCCGGATCACCGACGACGGGCCCTCCAACCTGCTGCTGGTGCAGAGCCTGCGGGACCCGGCGACGCCGCACTTCGGCGCGGTGCGGATGCGGGAGGCCCTGGGGCGGCGCGCCCGGATGGTCTCCGTCGACCGGGGCGGGCACGGGGTCTACCTGGGTGTGGGGGACGCCTGCTCCGACGCCGCGGTCACCCGTTTCCTGACCACGGGGGAGCGCCCGGAGACGGACATCCGCTGCCCGGCTCCCGGCCCCGCGCGGGGCGCCGACGGCTGA
- a CDS encoding NAD(P)-dependent oxidoreductase, translated as MSRPAPLTLIGLGPMGQAMGNALLDRGHGLTVWNRTASRADALVERGAVRAPDVAAAVAANELVVLSLTDYDAMYALLGPAADALAGKVVVNLSSDTPEKTRAGARWIAEHGGTLIAGGVTVPPSGIGSPESSAFYSGPSAAFERHRETLRTLTRTDYRGEDPGLAALMYQIGMVMFWNAMLGYWQAVALADANGLKAADILPHASDTVASLPGFLRFYADRIDTGHHGGDVDRLAMGTASVEHILHTMADSGVDTALPEAVVAFFRRGMAAGYAENSFSSMVELLKKPS; from the coding sequence ATGTCCCGCCCCGCGCCCCTCACCCTCATCGGACTCGGCCCCATGGGCCAGGCCATGGGCAACGCCCTGCTCGACCGGGGCCATGGGCTCACCGTCTGGAACCGCACCGCCTCCCGGGCCGACGCCCTGGTCGAACGGGGCGCGGTGCGCGCGCCGGACGTCGCCGCGGCGGTGGCCGCGAACGAGCTGGTCGTGCTGAGCCTGACCGACTACGACGCGATGTACGCGCTGCTCGGGCCCGCCGCCGACGCGCTCGCCGGAAAGGTCGTCGTCAACCTCAGCTCCGACACCCCGGAGAAGACCCGCGCGGGCGCCCGCTGGATCGCGGAGCACGGCGGCACTCTGATCGCGGGCGGCGTCACCGTACCGCCGTCGGGCATCGGTTCGCCCGAGTCGTCCGCGTTCTACAGCGGTCCGTCGGCGGCGTTCGAGCGCCACCGGGAAACGCTCCGGACGCTGACCCGCACCGACTACCGGGGCGAGGACCCGGGTCTCGCGGCGCTGATGTACCAGATCGGGATGGTGATGTTCTGGAACGCGATGCTCGGCTACTGGCAGGCGGTGGCCCTGGCCGACGCCAACGGCCTCAAGGCGGCGGACATCCTGCCGCACGCCTCGGACACCGTGGCCTCGCTCCCGGGGTTCCTCCGCTTCTACGCCGACCGCATCGACACGGGGCACCACGGGGGCGATGTGGACCGGCTGGCCATGGGCACCGCGAGCGTCGAGCACATCCTGCACACCATGGCCGACTCCGGGGTCGACACCGCGCTCCCCGAGGCGGTCGTGGCGTTCTTCCGGCGGGGCATGGCGGCGGGCTACGCGGAGAACAGCTTCTCCAGCATGGTGGAGCTGCTGAAGAAGCCGTCCTGA
- a CDS encoding GNAT family N-acetyltransferase: MKDLETERLLLHPLDPAEAERLLTAGQDGDPGRAAHWSPGYPTDGDLVAARKFLRACDEDIPGESPGGDPRPYGPYRPYEVRLRDGGRAIGGVGFHGPPDEAGSVTIGYSLIPAERGRGYATEALRGLLAHARESGVRRVEGDAGHDNAASQRVMRAAGMERIGEDEEVAYYATRWEV; encoded by the coding sequence ATGAAGGATCTTGAGACGGAACGGCTGCTCCTCCACCCCCTCGACCCCGCCGAGGCGGAACGGCTGCTCACCGCCGGTCAGGACGGGGACCCCGGGCGGGCGGCCCACTGGTCGCCGGGGTATCCCACGGACGGCGACCTGGTGGCCGCGCGGAAGTTCCTGCGGGCGTGCGACGAGGACATCCCCGGGGAGTCACCGGGCGGCGACCCCCGGCCGTACGGCCCGTACCGCCCGTACGAGGTGCGGCTGCGGGACGGCGGCCGGGCGATCGGCGGGGTGGGTTTCCACGGCCCGCCGGACGAGGCCGGGAGCGTGACCATCGGCTATAGCTTGATCCCGGCGGAGCGGGGCCGGGGGTACGCGACCGAGGCCCTGCGCGGACTGCTCGCGCACGCGCGGGAGTCGGGCGTCCGGCGGGTCGAGGGGGACGCCGGTCACGACAACGCCGCCTCGCAGCGGGTCATGCGGGCGGCGGGGATGGAACGCATCGGGGAGGACGAGGAGGTGGCGTACTACGCGACCCGCTGGGAGGTGTAG